The sequence below is a genomic window from Fibrobacter sp. UWB10.
AGAATAAGTCTCGCAAGAAGGTCTTGACGGTTCTGGTTGCCGCTCTGTTTGTGTTTGCTGCCTTTAGCTGCTTCTTGAGCGTCGCTGGCGTTCCCAAGCAGTTGCATGGCTTGCTGCCGACACCGTATTTGGATTTGATTGGTGCCGAAGACCCGACTCGTTCGGCTCTTGCAATCGGTATTGGACAAAAGACCTCCGCCGGTGGTTCGCTCGAAGCGGAAGCCGCTGCAGCTAGTGCAATGATTCGTAAACGTGAAAACGTGACGGTCAAGCAGGTCGTTGGCGAAATCAACCCGCAGGCCTTGTTCAACAACAAGCGCAACGATTACAACAGCTACTTGCCGCTCGAAAAGCTTTCTTACCAGAAGGCTTCTGTCGGCCAGTTCCTTGCCTTCTTGAATACGGCAACGCCCGACGACGTTGGCTTCTCTGACTGTATTTATCAGGCTCCGAACTTCTTCTACGTTCGCGGTGTCGCTGCCAATCCGGCTTCTCAGAAGGCTTTCCTCGATCGTATTCGCGCGGTCAGCTCTGACTTCAGAACTCCGCCGCTGCCCGAAAACGCTCCGGCCACCGACATTACCGCCTTCGGTATGTACAACGTGAGCAACGTGAACTTGGGTTCCGTTTCTTCGTTTGTTCCTACTGCCGAAGCCAACAACGAAATCAAGTCTATGAAGGCTCTGGCCACGAACCAGAAGGTTCAGCTTGCTGGGCTGGATAAGCCGCTGATTGAAGAATTCGGTGTGTACAAGCGTTACACGATCAAGGCTACGACAACGGCTGACTTTGCCGAATTGAACGGCTTTATCACCGCGTTTGTGAACTCGCCGTCTCGTATCGGTATTCGCAATATCGAAATGAAACTCGCCAAGAAGGATATGTTCACGACAATCCTTTTTGAAATGTTTGTGATAAAGTAATCATCAATGCCCATTCGCATTACTGGTGGACTTATGCGGGGAAGGAATGTTCCTTCTCCGGATACCATGAAGACTAGGCCAACGGCTTCCCGTACAAGGGAGGCCTTGTTCAACATTTTACAAGGTGTCGAAAACTTCCGCATGCTCGACTTGTTCGCAGGTTCGGGCATTATGGGTATCGAGGCTTTGAGCCGAGGCGCTGCAAGCGTCGTGGCGGTCGAAATGGCGCATGCCCAGGCGCGACTTGTGTTGCAAGCGTACAAAGCCTTGTCGCTGGAATCGAAACTTACTTTGTTAGAAAAGAATGCCTTGACGTTAGACAAGGAATCCTTGTGTGCAAGTGAAGGCTTTGACCTGATTTACGCGGACCCTCCGTTCAAGGATATGGATTACCCGGACTTGCGCCCGTATTGGGAGTGGTTGAATCCGGGTGGCGTTGCCGTGTTCGAAGCACCGAGCCGCAATCTGCCAGCATGGGTCAAGGAAGCCGACGAGGCGGAAACTGTGCAAGTCCGCCGCTACGGCGAATCTTCATT
It includes:
- the rsmD gene encoding 16S rRNA (guanine(966)-N(2))-methyltransferase RsmD, which translates into the protein MPIRITGGLMRGRNVPSPDTMKTRPTASRTREALFNILQGVENFRMLDLFAGSGIMGIEALSRGAASVVAVEMAHAQARLVLQAYKALSLESKLTLLEKNALTLDKESLCASEGFDLIYADPPFKDMDYPDLRPYWEWLNPGGVAVFEAPSRNLPAWVKEADEAETVQVRRYGESSLVIYRL